In the genome of Nocardioides palaemonis, the window CCGCCACCCCGCGCAGCAGGGCCAGGTCGGCCGAGCCCTGGATCCCCGTCAGCGGGGTGCGCAGCTCGTGGGCGAGCTCGGAGGTGAGCCGCTGCTCCGACCGGATCGCCGACGCGACCCGGTCCAGCAGCCCGTCGAGGGTCGCGCCGAGGGCGGCGAGCTCGTTGGTCGGCGGGCCGAGCGCGAAGCGGTGGGACAGGTCGTGCTCGCTCCAGTCGGCCGCGCGGTCGGCCATCACCGTGACCGGACGCAGCGCCTGGCTGGTCACCCGCAGCGCCATCAGCGCGGTGGCGGCGATGACCAGCACGCCGAGCACGACCGCGGCGATCAGGGCGTAGAGCTCCGAGCGCTCGTAGGGCGCGGTCTCCTGGCTGACGACCAGGACGCCTCCCTCCCCGCTCGGGGTGGTGAACGGCGTGCCCAGCAGCCGGTCGTCCTCCTCCCCGCCGCTGACCGTCCGGACCACGTCGGTGGTCGCGACCCCGTCGGCGGCGTCGCGGACCTCGGAGGCGACCGAGCCCGCGACCCGGCGCCCGTCGCCGTCGTAGACCACCATGCCCGGCTGCAGCGACTCCTCCGGCACCGTCAGCCGGTCGGTCGACGCCTGCTGGAGCACCCGCACCATGGCGTCCGTGCGGTCGTCGAGGACCTGGCGGATGTCGCGCTGGGCGGCCACCTCGAGGACGACCTGGATGCCGAGGACCACCAGCACCATCGCGACCGTCATCAGCCCGACCGTGGAGGCGACGATGGCGCCGCGGAACGACCGCGGCGCGAACCGGCCGAGCCCGCTGCGGCCGGCGTCCTGCGTCTCCTCCATCACCTCAGTGTGAAGCCCACGCCGCGGACGGTGGTGAGCTCGAGCGGTGAGTCGACCTCCCGGAGCTTGATCCGGATGCGCCGGACGTAGGAGTCGACGGTGTTCTCGCTGACGATGCCGCCGTGCGGCCACGCGGCTGCCACCACGGCCCGACGGCGTACGACCTCACCGGGGCGTGACGTGATCGCGGCCAGCATCCGGAACTCCGTGGGCGTCAGCAGGACCTCCTTGCCGTTGCAGGCCACCGAGTGCCGCGCGGGGTCGAGGACCAGGTCGGTGGGGGCCTCGGCCACGA includes:
- a CDS encoding sensor histidine kinase encodes the protein MEETQDAGRSGLGRFAPRSFRGAIVASTVGLMTVAMVLVVLGIQVVLEVAAQRDIRQVLDDRTDAMVRVLQQASTDRLTVPEESLQPGMVVYDGDGRRVAGSVASEVRDAADGVATTDVVRTVSGGEEDDRLLGTPFTTPSGEGGVLVVSQETAPYERSELYALIAAVVLGVLVIAATALMALRVTSQALRPVTVMADRAADWSEHDLSHRFALGPPTNELAALGATLDGLLDRVASAIRSEQRLTSELAHELRTPLTGIQGSADLALLRGVADPAVREDLEQIAASAREMGAVITSLLDIARDGTTSGREQCHVADVVPALVAAAGGRLEVVDRTATSTASVAAPAGLVVRAVAPLVDNACRHGRERVVIEATDHPDHVELVVRDDGDGVEEGVRATLFEPGVSRRAGGAGLGLGIARRMARSFGGEVLLGDGPGGAAFAVRLPRR